In Blastopirellula sediminis, the following proteins share a genomic window:
- a CDS encoding PIN/TRAM domain-containing protein — protein MALLILRCIFLLVAAGVGISIITVNDFASTARNQPFFTFTGVMLLAIFVIGLDVAFKRKRYDTISGVYFGLLVGLFLTYILGLAIQPFFPADELGATGGPQRAVQLVIGMVLCYACISLVLQTKDDFRFIIPYVEFSKDVKGLKPYILDTSVVIDGRIADVVETQLFDNQLIMPRFVLAELQAIADSSDKLKRSRGRRGLDILNRLRNHAAVDLKIHDRETPEMDGQPVDMKLVLLAKNMEGKIVTGDYNLNKVARLHNVEVINLNDVANALKPVFLPGEQLVVRIVKRGEEESQGVGYLDDGTMIVVEGGRDHIGQNVQILVTSVLQTSAGRMIFGRYETVAGGSPAEIPNRQRPAESKA, from the coding sequence ATGGCTCTCCTGATTCTTCGTTGTATTTTCCTGTTGGTGGCGGCTGGCGTCGGCATCTCGATCATTACGGTCAATGACTTCGCCAGCACGGCGCGCAACCAGCCCTTCTTCACCTTCACCGGGGTGATGTTGTTGGCGATTTTCGTCATCGGGTTGGACGTTGCGTTCAAACGGAAACGGTACGACACGATCAGCGGCGTTTACTTCGGTTTGCTCGTCGGTCTGTTCTTGACCTACATCCTTGGTCTCGCGATCCAACCGTTTTTCCCCGCGGATGAACTGGGCGCGACCGGCGGTCCGCAGCGTGCCGTGCAGCTGGTGATCGGGATGGTCCTTTGCTACGCGTGCATCAGCCTGGTGCTGCAGACGAAGGACGACTTCCGCTTCATCATTCCGTATGTCGAATTCTCGAAAGACGTGAAAGGTCTGAAGCCGTACATCCTGGATACTAGCGTCGTGATCGACGGGCGCATCGCCGACGTCGTCGAGACGCAGCTCTTCGACAACCAATTGATCATGCCGCGATTCGTGTTGGCTGAACTGCAAGCGATCGCCGACAGCAGCGACAAGCTGAAACGGAGCCGCGGTCGTCGTGGGCTCGACATCTTGAATCGTCTCCGCAATCACGCAGCGGTCGATCTGAAGATTCATGATCGCGAAACGCCGGAGATGGATGGCCAGCCGGTCGATATGAAGCTGGTGCTGTTGGCCAAGAACATGGAAGGGAAGATCGTCACCGGCGACTACAACCTGAACAAAGTGGCTCGGTTGCACAACGTCGAAGTGATCAACCTGAACGACGTCGCCAACGCGCTGAAGCCGGTCTTCCTGCCGGGCGAGCAGTTGGTGGTCCGGATCGTCAAACGGGGCGAGGAAGAAAGCCAAGGGGTCGGTTACCTGGACGACGGCACGATGATCGTCGTCGAAGGTGGTCGCGACCACATCGGCCAGAACGTCCAGATCCTGGTGACCAGCGTGCTGCAAACCAGCGCCGGCCGCATGATCTTTGGTCGTTACGAAACGGTCGCCGGCGGCAGCCCAGCCGAAATCCCCAATCGTCAGCGTCCCGCCGAATCGAAGGCGTAA
- a CDS encoding right-handed parallel beta-helix repeat-containing protein: MWSQLSSNSLRTLLCGFLCYFACSAALFAQQQNDDITPGMISGTSSFASPYSNGLWGEYFPRVSVQHRTEGAGYNYSFTDFRTWVPLYESYDAHALTYFDGAFLLANDRNVGMNAVVGQRFYSDDYGRTFGGFVGYDNRDTGIQTVGQVVAGFESLGKIDFRANGYFPTDTDPVSTGLTYSDPTYVGYNIQLLQTTDFQTAMKGFDAEFGGALPYVGDYVRAYLGMYNFQGEDSPQAWGWKTRFESHVTDRMRLYLTVSDDQVFDTNVVFGAAFFFPGSSARRVPRYDSFVNKMDEPLVRNEAVVVNNTSKYATVNATNPVTGTDQRVIHVDPNAVAAGDGTVESPLNRLAEAQAASQANDVIFVHPRADDTQTNLKVITFSLKENQRILGSTTPHLFTATQGTFDLPGYEVGNRPKIDAAIDMFYLADNNEISGFYFDNIDDTPIRSLGSVTNFNINNNYFSQGTGTLTAQVNIANFSGVGVIRDNTFSNVGTSSVIPISVTSVGTAQLTIDGNTINRTALGGNSPITVINNGSLLTLDITNNYISNFVSATGSAINVTSNGDLIANISQNEIYQGVTAAVVDYGIFAELNGASSNLTIDGNTIGTIATAQAVDGGIWIEDNTTGTSNVAITNNTVSDFLTASVYDVGIRYEADGGGTYNLVMTGNDVNHSLSGVVSQGYVVIASGLSTLNLNFQENVSGGTFSSRSAAFFAEDSTLNMRMLNNTLSSVVRFDAENPGGQINFEVFGGQTVPNPLLAGDVFGQNTISGAIEFRRAFGGTINRASPNSLPIPE, from the coding sequence ATGTGGTCCCAACTATCGTCGAATTCCTTGCGCACGTTGCTGTGTGGGTTTCTTTGCTACTTCGCCTGCTCTGCGGCATTATTCGCGCAGCAGCAGAATGACGACATCACGCCTGGGATGATCTCCGGCACATCGTCCTTTGCGAGCCCTTACTCGAACGGCCTGTGGGGAGAGTATTTTCCCCGCGTCTCGGTGCAGCATCGAACGGAAGGGGCTGGGTACAACTATTCGTTCACCGATTTTCGAACGTGGGTTCCGTTGTACGAATCGTACGACGCCCATGCGCTCACTTACTTCGATGGCGCGTTTTTACTCGCCAACGATCGGAACGTGGGGATGAACGCGGTCGTCGGTCAGCGGTTCTATTCTGATGACTACGGACGGACCTTCGGCGGTTTTGTCGGCTACGACAACCGAGACACCGGCATTCAAACGGTCGGCCAGGTGGTAGCGGGTTTTGAGTCGCTGGGAAAAATCGACTTCCGCGCCAACGGCTACTTCCCAACCGATACCGATCCGGTTTCGACCGGGCTGACTTATAGCGATCCGACCTATGTCGGCTACAACATTCAGCTATTACAGACGACCGACTTCCAGACGGCCATGAAGGGCTTTGACGCCGAATTTGGCGGAGCGCTGCCTTACGTTGGCGATTACGTGCGGGCCTATCTCGGGATGTACAACTTCCAGGGCGAAGATTCGCCGCAGGCCTGGGGTTGGAAGACGCGCTTTGAAAGCCATGTCACCGATCGGATGCGGCTTTACCTGACGGTCAGCGACGATCAGGTCTTCGACACCAACGTCGTCTTCGGCGCCGCATTTTTCTTCCCCGGCAGTTCGGCCCGGCGAGTTCCGCGGTACGACAGCTTCGTCAACAAGATGGACGAACCGCTGGTCCGCAACGAAGCGGTCGTCGTCAACAATACCAGCAAGTACGCCACGGTGAACGCGACCAATCCGGTGACCGGGACCGATCAACGTGTGATTCACGTTGACCCCAACGCGGTGGCGGCGGGGGATGGTACGGTCGAAAGTCCACTTAATCGACTGGCCGAGGCGCAAGCGGCGTCGCAAGCGAATGACGTCATCTTCGTTCACCCGCGGGCCGACGACACTCAGACCAATCTGAAGGTGATTACGTTTTCTCTGAAAGAGAACCAGCGAATATTAGGGTCGACCACTCCGCATCTGTTTACGGCGACCCAAGGGACGTTTGATCTGCCGGGCTACGAAGTGGGCAATCGGCCGAAGATCGATGCGGCAATTGACATGTTCTACCTCGCCGACAACAACGAGATTTCCGGTTTCTATTTTGATAACATCGATGACACTCCGATCCGCAGTCTCGGCAGCGTTACTAACTTCAACATCAACAACAACTACTTTTCGCAAGGTACCGGAACCCTAACTGCCCAAGTCAACATTGCCAACTTTAGCGGGGTAGGGGTTATCCGCGACAATACGTTCTCGAACGTCGGAACGTCGAGCGTGATCCCGATCTCGGTCACCTCGGTCGGAACGGCTCAGCTGACGATTGACGGAAATACGATCAACCGCACAGCACTCGGCGGCAACTCCCCGATCACAGTTATTAACAACGGATCGCTGTTGACCCTCGACATTACCAACAATTACATCTCCAACTTTGTCTCAGCGACCGGCAGCGCCATCAACGTCACCTCGAACGGCGATTTGATCGCCAATATTTCGCAGAACGAAATCTATCAAGGTGTGACGGCCGCCGTCGTTGACTACGGCATTTTCGCGGAACTCAACGGCGCTTCCTCGAACTTGACGATCGACGGCAATACGATCGGCACGATCGCCACCGCCCAAGCTGTCGATGGTGGGATTTGGATTGAGGACAATACGACCGGCACGTCGAACGTCGCCATCACCAACAACACCGTCAGCGACTTCCTGACGGCAAGCGTCTACGACGTCGGGATTCGATACGAAGCCGACGGCGGAGGGACATACAACTTGGTCATGACCGGCAACGACGTGAACCATTCGCTATCTGGGGTCGTTTCCCAAGGTTACGTGGTCATCGCGAGCGGCCTTTCGACTCTCAATTTGAACTTTCAAGAGAACGTCTCTGGCGGAACGTTTAGTAGTCGGTCGGCCGCCTTTTTCGCAGAAGATTCGACGCTCAATATGCGAATGTTGAACAATACGCTCAGCTCCGTCGTTCGCTTCGACGCCGAGAATCCGGGTGGCCAGATCAATTTCGAGGTGTTTGGCGGCCAGACTGTGCCGAACCCCTTGCTTGCCGGCGATGTCTTTGGCCAGAACACGATCAGCGGCGCGATCGAATTCCGACGCGCCTTTGGCGGGACCATCAACCGCGCGTCGCCAAACAGCTTGCCGATTCCGGAATAA
- a CDS encoding DinB family protein: MPMLKTMKSLLIGQYEASLWMLHRCIEQCPDEGWNQPVANLQFCQAAFHALFFTDYYLCAAPAELREQLFHQQHADDFRDYEELEPRIQRLTYERAFLRRYLDHCRAKANGVINQESAEILFAPCAFPPKTFSRAELHVYNIRHIQHHAAQLSLRLRLSFDDDIAWLGTGWKEA; this comes from the coding sequence ATGCCGATGCTGAAAACGATGAAGTCGCTCTTGATCGGCCAATACGAGGCTTCGCTCTGGATGCTGCACCGCTGTATCGAGCAATGTCCGGACGAAGGCTGGAACCAGCCGGTAGCGAATCTCCAGTTTTGTCAGGCGGCGTTTCATGCACTGTTCTTTACCGATTACTACCTTTGCGCGGCGCCAGCAGAGCTGCGCGAGCAGTTGTTTCACCAGCAGCATGCAGACGACTTTCGCGATTACGAGGAGCTGGAGCCGCGTATACAGCGACTGACTTATGAGCGCGCATTTTTGCGCCGCTATCTCGACCATTGTCGCGCGAAGGCGAATGGCGTAATCAATCAAGAATCGGCGGAGATTCTTTTCGCGCCATGTGCGTTTCCGCCGAAGACATTCTCACGTGCGGAACTACATGTCTACAACATTCGACATATTCAGCATCATGCGGCACAATTAAGCTTGCGTCTAAGGTTATCTTTCGACGATGATATAGCTTGGTTAGGAACAGGCTGGAAAGAGGCGTGA
- a CDS encoding DUF1559 family PulG-like putative transporter, whose amino-acid sequence MSFRNRRAFTLVELLVVIAIIGVLIALLLPAVQQAREAARRMDCSNHLKQIGLALHNHHDTYGHFPAGVKNRNTPNYANSNWCSSTGANSDAREPWTVAILPFLEQTNRYELFDLNGAFTASSNVPGVTANNNQFKLANPAYQCPSDPGSRDDWPNTSYYGVQGGGPQADESCSTQSGNRVFYRNGILYFNSKTNFRDMLDGSSNTFMVGETKYCLTPTGRSDGIYISWATGSKTDAYGSPYILAAARDQINSNPNVGLKYDTLNIMTKLFGSYHPGGCFFLLGDGSVHFVPETIDLATYRALGKVDDGLPTGGFNL is encoded by the coding sequence ATGTCTTTTCGAAATCGGAGAGCGTTCACGCTCGTCGAGTTGTTGGTGGTAATCGCCATCATCGGAGTGCTAATTGCCCTCCTCCTGCCGGCCGTGCAACAAGCGCGGGAAGCGGCTCGACGGATGGATTGCTCCAACCATCTGAAGCAAATCGGTCTGGCGCTCCACAATCACCATGACACCTACGGCCACTTCCCGGCCGGCGTGAAGAACAGAAACACGCCAAACTACGCCAACTCGAACTGGTGCAGCTCCACCGGCGCCAACTCCGATGCCCGCGAACCATGGACCGTCGCGATCCTGCCATTTTTGGAGCAGACCAACCGCTACGAGCTGTTCGACCTGAATGGCGCTTTCACCGCGTCATCCAACGTCCCCGGCGTGACCGCCAACAACAACCAGTTCAAGCTGGCCAACCCGGCCTATCAATGCCCGTCCGATCCCGGCAGCCGCGACGACTGGCCGAACACCAGCTACTACGGCGTCCAAGGGGGCGGTCCCCAAGCGGATGAAAGCTGCTCGACGCAATCAGGCAACCGCGTCTTCTATCGCAACGGCATCTTGTACTTCAACTCAAAGACCAACTTCCGCGACATGCTCGACGGTTCATCGAACACCTTCATGGTGGGCGAAACCAAGTATTGCCTGACGCCGACCGGCCGCTCGGACGGGATTTACATCAGCTGGGCGACCGGCTCGAAGACCGACGCGTACGGTTCACCCTACATCCTGGCCGCGGCACGCGATCAGATTAACTCGAACCCCAACGTCGGCCTGAAGTACGACACGTTGAACATCATGACGAAACTGTTCGGCAGTTATCATCCCGGCGGCTGCTTCTTCCTGCTGGGAGACGGCTCGGTTCACTTCGTACCGGAGACGATCGACCTGGCGACCTATCGTGCGCTGGGCAAGGTCGACGACGGTTTGCCGACCGGAGGTTTCAACCTCTAA
- a CDS encoding MerR family transcriptional regulator, translated as MFTTSEFSRISGLSIEMLRLLKQEQVLSPTAPSDDEELAAYDDAQLPIARAIYHLGKIEIPLERIRALLDQTSGKVDIAKLLSQQEGALPEKRIKTIVAQEAAIEAICARDDDDIRETKVDRLLVAGIRMRGKYSDCGKAYGKIGWQYGRQLSGPAMMLHYDKEYKENDADFEACFPIRQGASKKGIEVHELEGGRLVSLTHRGPYETLTGSYARLLRYVRARHPGYLLPTRESFVKGPGWLFKGDPEKYLTELQILVA; from the coding sequence ATGTTCACGACGAGCGAATTCTCCCGCATCAGCGGGCTGTCGATCGAAATGCTCCGTCTCCTCAAACAGGAGCAGGTGCTGTCGCCGACTGCGCCCAGCGATGACGAAGAGCTGGCTGCTTATGACGACGCCCAGTTGCCGATCGCCCGGGCGATTTATCATCTGGGGAAGATCGAGATCCCGCTGGAGCGAATTCGGGCGCTGCTCGATCAAACCAGCGGCAAGGTCGACATCGCCAAACTGCTTTCGCAGCAGGAAGGAGCGCTTCCTGAGAAGCGAATCAAAACGATCGTCGCCCAGGAAGCGGCGATCGAAGCGATTTGCGCCCGGGACGACGACGATATCCGCGAAACCAAAGTCGACCGGCTGCTGGTCGCTGGGATTCGGATGCGGGGCAAGTACAGCGATTGCGGCAAGGCTTACGGCAAGATCGGCTGGCAGTATGGTCGCCAGTTGAGCGGCCCGGCGATGATGCTCCACTACGACAAAGAGTACAAAGAAAACGACGCCGATTTTGAAGCCTGTTTCCCGATTCGGCAGGGCGCCTCGAAGAAGGGAATCGAAGTCCATGAGCTGGAAGGAGGACGGCTCGTCTCGCTCACCCATCGCGGCCCGTATGAAACGTTGACCGGTTCGTACGCCAGGCTTCTCCGCTACGTCCGAGCTCGCCACCCCGGCTACTTGCTGCCGACGCGGGAAAGCTTCGTCAAAGGCCCCGGCTGGCTCTTCAAAGGGGACCCCGAAAAATATCTCACCGAGCTGCAAATCCTGGTGGCGTAG
- a CDS encoding P-II family nitrogen regulator produces the protein MKQVIAIVKPYLAEKVLEELSRAPIEALNVREVKGFGRQKSYLDEYSDSEYGQTFLPKVEITIWLDDYRAEETIRRIVQVARSGRMGDGKIFVLPAMNVGEAIDIASAPASGNKKRK, from the coding sequence GTGAAACAAGTCATCGCCATCGTGAAGCCCTATCTGGCCGAAAAGGTCTTGGAAGAGCTGAGCCGCGCCCCGATCGAAGCGCTCAACGTTCGCGAGGTGAAAGGTTTCGGCCGGCAAAAGAGCTATCTCGACGAATATAGCGACAGCGAATACGGCCAAACCTTCTTGCCCAAGGTCGAGATCACGATCTGGCTCGACGACTACCGCGCCGAAGAAACGATCCGCCGCATCGTCCAGGTCGCGCGGAGCGGTCGTATGGGAGACGGCAAAATCTTCGTCCTCCCGGCGATGAACGTCGGCGAAGCGATTGATATCGCATCAGCCCCGGCTAGCGGTAATAAGAAACGGAAGTAA
- a CDS encoding HD domain-containing protein: MIHKTTDPSPAGTASIQDDPLSIYGGPNYHEREAILLAPYAMFSANTRGRDVFEADQPYRSPFQRDRDRVVHSSAYRRLSDKTQVFSGVSDYHRTRLTHTIEVASVARTMGRVFRLNEDLVEALAHLHDIGHPPYGHSGEDVLAECMSAVGGFSHNQFGLVLVDQLETRSPAYDGLNLTQEVLDSQRTRIDKSGGAPKSPLLEAQIVDAADSVTYDAHDVDDAVKVGLVRMEQVLELPLVRRCYEKACQRYGRVEGSVLRKMVVHELIDLQVRNVIENIGAQLAASQPQSSAEVQSRPPLVTMSEELLAEKRELEKFLYYEVYRHPAIVQFRERVQHQLTTMYRGYLRHPEWLPAKIAGRIDQWGRERAAGYYLATMTDTYCTNEFKKRFGES, from the coding sequence GTGATCCACAAAACCACCGACCCGTCACCGGCGGGTACCGCTTCGATTCAGGATGACCCTTTGTCGATTTACGGCGGACCAAACTATCACGAGCGCGAAGCGATCTTGCTCGCACCCTATGCGATGTTCAGCGCGAACACGCGCGGACGGGACGTCTTTGAGGCGGATCAGCCTTATCGCAGCCCGTTTCAGCGCGATCGGGATCGGGTAGTGCATAGCAGCGCCTATCGCCGTTTGAGCGACAAGACGCAAGTTTTTTCCGGCGTCAGCGACTATCACCGGACGCGGCTCACCCACACGATCGAAGTCGCGTCGGTAGCGCGCACGATGGGGCGGGTCTTCCGCTTGAACGAAGACCTGGTCGAAGCGCTGGCGCACCTGCACGACATTGGCCATCCGCCCTATGGACATTCCGGCGAAGATGTTCTGGCCGAGTGCATGTCGGCGGTCGGAGGCTTCTCGCACAATCAGTTCGGCCTGGTTCTGGTCGATCAGCTGGAGACGCGATCTCCCGCTTATGACGGATTGAACCTGACGCAAGAGGTGCTGGATAGCCAGCGCACGCGGATCGATAAAAGTGGCGGCGCGCCGAAATCTCCTCTCTTGGAGGCCCAAATCGTCGACGCGGCCGACAGCGTCACGTACGATGCGCATGACGTTGACGACGCCGTCAAAGTGGGGCTGGTGCGGATGGAGCAGGTCCTCGAGCTGCCGCTGGTCCGCCGCTGTTACGAGAAGGCCTGTCAGCGCTACGGGCGAGTCGAGGGGAGCGTGCTGCGAAAGATGGTCGTGCACGAACTGATCGATTTGCAGGTCCGTAACGTCATTGAGAACATCGGCGCGCAACTAGCGGCCAGCCAGCCGCAGAGTTCGGCCGAGGTTCAATCGCGGCCTCCCCTGGTCACGATGAGCGAAGAGCTGTTGGCCGAGAAACGGGAGTTGGAAAAATTCCTCTATTACGAAGTCTATCGGCATCCCGCAATCGTCCAGTTTCGTGAGCGAGTGCAGCACCAGCTGACGACCATGTACCGCGGCTATCTACGGCATCCCGAGTGGCTGCCGGCGAAGATCGCCGGACGCATCGATCAGTGGGGCCGAGAGCGCGCGGCCGGGTACTACCTCGCGACGATGACGGATACTTACTGTACAAACGAATTTAAGAAACGATTCGGTGAGAGCTGA
- a CDS encoding 2Fe-2S iron-sulfur cluster-binding protein yields the protein MPIVKFVKEQKEVEVPAGAYLRQAAISAGINVHQGVNGIGAGVNKVLNCYGLGQCGTCRVLITKGIENASPMRMMEKVKFTVPVGPLLPIPDPIACLAYVGNEETMRLSCRTKVLGDMEVETGPELSLFGETFFC from the coding sequence ATGCCCATCGTTAAATTCGTCAAAGAGCAGAAAGAGGTGGAAGTTCCGGCCGGCGCCTATCTCCGTCAGGCAGCGATTTCGGCCGGGATCAACGTCCACCAAGGGGTGAACGGGATCGGCGCCGGGGTGAACAAGGTTCTCAATTGCTATGGCTTGGGGCAATGCGGCACTTGTCGCGTTCTGATCACCAAGGGGATTGAAAACGCCAGCCCCATGCGCATGATGGAGAAAGTGAAATTTACGGTTCCGGTGGGACCATTGTTGCCGATTCCCGATCCAATCGCATGTCTCGCCTATGTAGGCAATGAGGAGACGATGCGGCTGTCGTGTCGAACCAAAGTGTTGGGAGACATGGAAGTGGAGACGGGACCCGAGTTGAGTCTCTTCGGCGAAACCTTCTTTTGCTAA